One window of Misgurnus anguillicaudatus chromosome 13, ASM2758022v2, whole genome shotgun sequence genomic DNA carries:
- the arf3a gene encoding ADP-ribosylation factor 3a, producing MGNIFGNLLKSLIGKKEMRILMVGLDAAGKTTILYKLKLGEIVTTIPTIGFNVETVEYKNISFTVWDVGGQDKIRPLWRHYFQNTQGLIFVVDSNDRERVNEAREELMRMLAEDELRDAVLLVFANKQDLPNAMNAAEITDKLGLHSLRHRNWYIQATCATSGDGLYEGLDWLANQLKNKK from the exons ATGGGGAACATTTTTGGCAACCTTTTGAAGAGCCTCATTGGGAAAAAGGAGATGCGAATTTTGATGGTCGGACTGGATGCAGCTGGAAAGACCACAATCCTGTACAAACTGAAGCTGGGAGAGATAGTGACGACCATTCCTACCATTG GTTTTAATGTGGAGACTGTTGAGTACAAGAATATTAGTTTTACAGTGTGGGATGTTGGCGGTCAGGACAAAATTCGACCTTTGTGGCGTCACTACTTCCAGAACACGCAAG GTCTGATCTTCGTGGTTGACAGCAATGACCGTGAGCGAGTGAATGAAGCCAGAGAAGAGCTGATGAGGATGCTGGCAGAGGATGAACTGAGAGATGCTGTACTCCTCGTCTTTGCCAACAAGCAG GATCTGCCAAATGCCATGAATGCTGCAGAAATCACAGATAAGCTGGGTCTCCACTCCCTGCGCCACCGAAACTGGTATATCCAGGCAACGTGTGCCACCAGTGGAGATGGTCTGTATGAGGGCCTGGACTGGCTGGCAAACCAACTTAAGAACAAGAAATGA
- the phf8 gene encoding histone lysine demethylase PHF8 produces the protein MASVPVYCLCRLPYDVTRFMIECDVCQDWFHGSCVGVEEDKAADIDLYHCPNCQVTHGPSVMRKRRGGVKHADAGGRDLGRPVKTGSAQFVRELRSRTFPSADEVLLKPTGAQLTVEFLEERSFSVPVLVLRRDGLGMNLPPSSFSVTDVEHYIGGEKEIDVIDVIRQADLKMKLGEFVEYYNSPNRDRVLNVISLEFSDTRLSNLVETPKIVRKLSWVENLWPEESVFERPNVQKYCLMGVKDSYTDFHIDFGGTSVWYHVLRGEKIFYLIRPTAANLALFERWSSSSNQNELFFGDQVDMCYKCSLKQGNTLFIPTGWIHAVLTPVDCLAFGGNFLHSLNIDMQLRAYEIEKRLSTADLFSFPNFETVCWYVGKHLLDTFRGLRENRRHPATYLVHGAKALNNAFRTWTRKESLAEHEHEIPENIKTQQLIKDLAKEIRLVEDIFQQNIGRSGTPFLGSQGLPSPHPKALLNTSLTSGRPPGKKRGPKPKDGFGGGGLGPLGVKKKSQKGKEIKTEAGELDLLEIHTKHTLKKFQPGCKVKKSKLELPDDCLDDFEETINKSKLKLVLTNGKIQGKKGFAGSANGAGSSLQQFQPHMSTLSDFDSEDELQIDEAPPPRRRPALPSKKKLAGLPRKLPRAKPCSDPHRIREPGEVDFDIEEDYTTDEEMLTVQGVKGGAGGILDLLKASKQVAGLDSALSEEAPASPSTRDAIQGMLSMANPPSSSSSSSSSSPLSVSGGGEMLGLMKEKGRAGWVSGGVKKSEKKATIERPGKRTIKRPARHLSDEDSLDEQETLGTCFKDSDYVYPSLESDEEDHISKSKMKRKRNWDDTPWSPKARVTPTLPKQERPVREGVRVASVETGLAAAAAKLAQQEQQKTITKRKYTKKKVSQEKVHSAAVQLQHQPDSAPVSPILPSEPPVDCIVEDRRVEMYSASLMDHEYTAGPGLFSPGGPRGTGAMAPGVFLTSRRPSLSPQNSSSYSPSPLSPGGLGSPTSGGSCQGKRPKKGLATAKQRLGKILKIHRNGKLLL, from the exons ATGGCATCTGTTCCCGTTTATTGCCTCTGTCGCCTCCCATATGATGTCACTCGATTCATGATCGAGTGTGATGTTTGTCAGGACTGGTTTCATGGAAG TTGCGTTGGTGTGGAAGAGGACAAAGCAGCAGATATTGACCTGTATCACTGTCCTAACTGCCAAGTGACACATGGACCTTCTGTTA TGCGTAAACGGCGAGGTGGTGTCAAGCACGCAGATGCTGGAGGGAGAGATTTGGGACGACCCGTTAAAACCGGCAGCGCTCAGTTTGTCAGGGAGTTACGCAGTCGCACGTTTCCTAG TGCTGATGAAGTCCTCCTGAAGCCGACAGGAGCCCAGCTAACAGTCGAGTTTCTTGAGGAACGTTCCTTTAGTGTCCCAGTCCTGGTTCTCAGGAGAGATGGCTTGGGGATGAATCTGCCCCCATCCTCTTTCTCTGTAACAGATGTGGAGCATTATATCG GTGGGGAAAAGGAAATTGATGTGATTGATGTCATCCGCCAAGCAGACTTAAAGATGAAATTGGGAGAGTTTGTCGAGTACTATAACAGTCCAAACAGAGACCGAGTGCTCAATGTGATCAGCCTGGAGTTTTCAGACACAAG GTTGTCAAATCTggtggagacaccaaagatagTTAGGAAGCTGTCATGGGTGGAGAACCTCTGGCCTGAGGAATCTGTCTTTGAGAGGCCAAATGTGCAGAAATACTGCCTGATGGGGGTGAAAGACAGTTACACAGACTTTCACATCGACTTTGGAGGAACCTCTGTGTGGTACCACGTACTCCGG GGTGAGAAGATTTTTTACCTCATTCGTCCCACCGCTGCTAACCTGGCCCTTTTTGAGCGCTGGAGTTCATCCTCCAATCAGAATGAGTTGTTTTTTGGAGATCAGGTAGACATGTGCTACAAATGTTCACTTAAGCAAGGCAACACCCTCTTCATCCCAACAG GGTGGATTCATGCTGTCCTGACCCCTGTGGACTGTTTGGCATTTGGGGGAAATTTTCTTCACAGCCTCAATATTGACATGCAGCTTCG TGCCTATGAAATAGAGAAGCGCCTGAGCACAGCAGACTTGTTCAGTTTTCCAAACTTCGAGACAGTGTGCTGGTACGTCGGAAAGCATTTGCTGGACACTTTCAGAG GTCTGAGAGAGAATCGGCGCCATCCTGCCACTTACTTGGTCCATGGGGCCAAAGCCCTCAATAATGCTTTTCGTACCTGGACACGGAAGGAG TCCTTGGCTGAGCATGAACACGAGATTCCAGAGAACATAAAGACCCAGCAGCTAATAAAGGACCTAGCTAAAGAGATACGCCTGGTTGAG GATATCTTCCAGCAAAATATTGGCAGGAGCGGTACACCGTTTCTTGGCTCACAGGGTCTTCCCTCTCCTCACCCCAAAGCTCTATTAAACACTTCCCTCACTTCTGGTCGACCGCCAGGTAAAAAGAGAGGCCCGAAGCCGAAGGACGGGTTTGGAGGAGGGGGCTTAGGTCCTCTAGGAGTGAAGAAAAAGAGCCAGAAAGGCAAAGAGATCAAGACAGAAGCCGGAGAGCTGGATCTGCTCGAGATTCATACTAAACACACGCTCAAAAAGTTCCAGCCAGGGTGCAAGGTCAAAAAGAGCAAGCTTGag CTACCTGATGACTGTCTAGATGACTTTGAAGAGACGATCAACAAAAGCAAGCTCAAACTCGTGCTGACTAATGGAAAGATACAAGG GAAGAAGGGTTTTGCTGGCAGTGCTAATGGAGCGGGGAGTTCACTACAGCAGTTCCAGCCTCACATGAGTACTTTGTCTGACTTTGATTCAGAAGATGAGCTTCAGATTGATGAAGCCCCTCCACCTCGACGTAGACCAGCTCTACCAAGCAAGAAGAAACTAGCTG GTCTACCAAGGAAACTACCTCGGGCCAAACCATGCAGCGACCCCCATAGAATTCGTGAGCCAGGAGAAGTGGACTTTGATATTGAG GAGGATTACACCACAGATGAAGAGATGCTCACAGTGCAGGGTGTAAAAGGGGGAGCAGGTGGGATTTTAGACTTGCTCAAAGCAAGCAAACAGGTGGCGGGTCTGGATTCAGCACTGAG TGAGGAAGCACCAGCATCCCCCAGCACCCGAGATGCTATCCAGGGCATGCTTTCTATGGCCAACCCTCCATCTTCCtcatcctcttcctcctcttcctctcctCTGTCTGTCTCCGGAGGAGGTGAAATGCTGGGGCTAATGAAGGAGAAAGGCAGAGCTGGATGGGTGAGTGGTGGAGTGAAGAAAAGCGAGAAAAAGGCCACCATTGAGAGGCCGGGCAAAAGGACCATCAAACGTCCAGCAAGGCACCTCAGTGATGAAGATAGCCTGGATGAGCAGGAGACGCTGGGGACCTGCTTTAAAGACTCTGATTATG TGTATCCATCACTAGAATCTGATGAAGAGGACCACATAAGCAAGTCTAAAATGAAAAGAAAGCGAAATTGGGACGATACACCTTGGAGTCCTAAAG CTCGTGTGACCCCTACACTGCCCAAGCAGGAGAGACCAGTAAGAGAGGGTGTCAGGGTGGCATCTGTTGAAACTGGGCTTGCGGCTGCTGCTGCCAAGTTGGCACAGCAG GAACAACAGAAAACTATAACCAAGCGAAAATACACGAAGAAGAAAGTCTCTCAGGAGAAAGTACATTCTGCAGCTGTCCAACTCCAGCATCAGCCAGACTCTGCTCCTGTTTCTCCTATTCTGCCTTCTGAGCCTCCAGTGGACTGCATTGTTGAGGATCGGAGGGTAGAGATGTATTCTGCCAGCTTGATGGACCACGAGTACACCGCAGGACCGGGTCTGTTCAGCCCAGGAGGGCCAAGAGGCACCGGCGCCATGGCACCTGGTGTGTTCCTTACTTCAAGGCGACCCTCACTCTCTCCCCAAAACAGCAGCAGCTACTCTCCTTCTCCCCTATCACCTGGTGGACTCGGTTCTCCAACATCGGGAGGATCATGCCAAG GGAAACGTCCAAAGAAAGGACTTGCAACAGCTAAACAGAGACTGGGAAAGATCCTGAAAATACATAGAAATGGCAAGCTTCTACTGTGA